Proteins from a genomic interval of Rosa chinensis cultivar Old Blush chromosome 2, RchiOBHm-V2, whole genome shotgun sequence:
- the LOC112189263 gene encoding uncharacterized protein LOC112189263, whose product MSTTIISDPMGGLSAPESQAAAPKLNPQSEIESAKCDCCGLTEECTPAYIEHVRERNMGHWICGLCSEAIKDEIVRSERLVSTEEAMATHMNFCKKFKASGPPLNPAIHLISAMRQILRRSLDSPRGSNSTPNSPMRMGGRAALTRSGSCFPALTGVE is encoded by the coding sequence ATGTCTACAACTATAATCAGTGACCCAATGGGAGGTCTATCAGCCCCAGAAAGCCAAGCAGCAGCCCCAAAACTGAATCCCCAATCAGAGATTGAGTCTGCAAAGTGTGACTGCTGTGGGCTCACAGAGGAGTGCACCCCCGCCTATATAGAACATGTCCGAGAGAGAAACATGGGCCATTGGATTTGTGGGTTGTGTTCTGAGGCTATAAAAGATGAGATTGTGAGGTCTGAGAGGCTAGTTAGCACTGAAGAAGCCATGGCTACACATATGAACTTTTGCAAGAAGTTTAAGGCATCCGGGCCTCCTTTGAACCCTGCTATTCATTTGATATCTGCCATGAGACAGATTCTCCGGCGTAGTTTGGACTCTCCGAGGGGCTCGAATTCAACTCCGAATAGTCCGATGAGGATGGGTGGCCGCGCGGCGCTTACTAGGTCCGGGAGTTGCTTTCCTGCCCTGACCGGAGtggaatga